DNA sequence from the Geobacter sp. AOG2 genome:
TGAAAACGGTGGGATGTGGAGAATGGTCAAGGAGTGTTAATTTTTTTAACACTTTGAAATTCCGTTGAAAAGTGCGTTTTTGTGATGTAGAAGAGGGGGAGAGAAGAGGGAAAGTCAAAAACGTTTTGAATGTGGTGACCCTTTGGGGACTTGTTTAAAGGTTGCACCTGACGCCGCGGATGTTCCCGTAAGCTGACCAGGGTTCGGGGGTAGTTAGATGCAAAATGTGAGGTAATTTATGTTAGTTAATAACAAAAAACACTCAGATGTTGTAGAAAAATATGGATATTACAAAATGAAAATTATTAAATCAAGCTTACTATTTGTATCAATAATAATAATTTTGCTACTTATTATAACTTCTGGTATATATATTTTACTCGATGTTAAAAATTATGAAATATCTAGTATTTTAGAAAAAGCTGACATGAAAAATTTAATATCTATTATATCTGCTATTTGTTCTATTGCAGCTGTTATTGTAGTATGGACGCAATTGCAACAAATGAACTCATCAGCTTACATTGACTTGGTAGATTTAGTTAAAAAACATCATGGAAAAAAAATTTCAAAATTAAGAAAAAATATAAATAAGTATTATAATGAATATATATTTAAGGTTGTTGGTGATAAGAAAATAGATTGCACTGATACAGAATTATTAGAAGAATTAATCCAAAATTGTCGCGATAAATTCAAAACATCGATTGATGACGATCCATATATTTTAGAAAAATGCAAAGAATTATTTTCTGAAGTCGCAAACTACTATGAATATATTTCGATGTTTATCGATATCGGCTGGGCCGATATGCACCCAACGAATAGAGCGTTATTATTAAACATGCTGCATAATTCCTCTATAAAAGTGGCAGCAAGCCTTCTGATTCTCATGCCGGTGTTAAGGGGGGGGGCTCACGATAAGTATTGGTTGAATAGTTTTAGAAAGGTGTTGCCAAAGTTGATAGTCTATCGCAGACAGAGGGGACTATCTACTAATTCTATTGATCTCCTTGTAAATTTTCTTATAAATAAAGAGGAGAAGTCTAAACCTATATTGACTAAAAATGTTACAGAGCCTAAGCCTGTTGTGGGGATTTTGGGGCTAGGAAGGGTTGGGAAGTCTACTCTAAGCATGGTAGACCAATCACGTGTTTCAAAGATTGTTATATTTGATACAAAAATTAAATATGTAGATATGTATTATGACACTGAATTTAAATTTGTCGAAAGTGCTGAGGAGATTTTCCAATGTTGTGATATAATTTTTGCCTGTATCCCCTCCGATCAATTAGAAGTATACATCAACGATCCGAGCCTTACTCAATATTTTGGTTCAATTCTTTTCGTCAAGCGTTCATCTTCATCTTATAACTTCTCCAATGGAGCAAAAAAAATATTTAGTCACTACGTAAGCTTTCCATGTTTTATGGAGTATAAGCAATATTGTAATGTCGAGGATACGTTATTACTCGGAGGGTGTGAAACAGACGTCGAAAAAATACAAAAAATATTGAGAGCAAGACCATCTAGGCAAGTCATTATAATGCGTAGCGCGGAAAGTGCGGATCAGTGCAAGATGGCAAAGTTCGCGATTGACCATTCCTTACTTGTATTATGGAATGAGATTTTTGAATGGTTAAATACAGCTGGAGCCGAGCAATCTGATATAGAATCTTTCATGCAGTTTTTATATTTTCAGAAATCTATGTCAACTTGTATCCGAGTACCTTGTGGCGGCAATGCCAACGAAAATCTACAGATGTTCGAGAATTTTTGGTCTAGCGAAAGGGGAATGAACATTACGAAGCTGGCTTTAAAATTGGATAAAAAATTTTCACGAAAAGTAGGACTGTCAGCATTTAGGTTTCCAATGCTGCAAGAAGGCGAAAACCTTAGCCCTAAGGCGTTGGCTGCAATAAGAGCCGGCTTCGAAAAATTCAAGAACTGAATTGAAATATAAAGGAATAACAATAATAAATAGGGTCAGTCCTTGAAAATGGAAAGGTGTTTTTTGGATTCTAAATTCAAGGACTGACCCCCTGTTAAGTGCTGTATTAATTTTTTTAACACTTTGAAATTGCGTTGAAAAGTGCGTTTTTGTGATGTAGAAGAGGGGGAGAAGGAGAGTAAAAAACGTGTAGAATGTAGACTTGACCCTTTGGGGATGCCCCTCGATTACGGGAAGCGCTGTGTCTTGCCGATTACGATCCTTGGCATTTTGGGAGTCGTAACTTATTTTTTTACAAAAAACGACATATACGGAAATTATTCCAGCAATTATCAGAAAATCGGCATTGGGTTCATGAAAATTGCAAAAGAATCGTTTTACTGGTATGTGCCCGCTGTTTTCAGTCTCGTTATTATTCTCCTGTTACGTTTACGCAAGGAAATTTCTTCAACATATATGACTATAGGTTTTTTTCTAACCTACTGCGCCATTGGTAACTCCATCTATTTTTTTGGTAGAAGTCATGAAAATAATATCATCAACATATCAATCGTATTACTGTTTCTGTTTTTTTACATGCTTGATCTTGTAACAACATATCTGAATAATTGCCACAGAGAAAACGCTCCAGCTAAATGCTTACAGCGCCACATAAGCATTTATGCCGCAATTACAGTAATTTTTATCATCTCCATTTTTTATACACAAACCATCAGCGATAAGGTTGCAATTCAGGTCGCAAACGCTGGCGAAGGCCGACTTATTTATTCTTATAACCCTTTTGAAAGGGATAAGTTGTTTGGTCCTTTCATGGACCAGGTGCGAAAACTCACGAATTACAGCGACAAGGTGTATTTTGCGGACTCGGTGGATTTCCTCTTCGCATATTACGGGGGGTATCAACCAGTTGGTTTTTGTAGTCCTTTCATGACGTGGATATACAAAAAGGATCTCCAAAAATTTCTGCAGGGATTGCTAGATAACGGCTATTACTTGGTTTGCAGCAAAGATTATTTGTATACTCTGGATGGACTTCATTTTATCAAACAGGATCGAATTGGAACTATCTTTGTGACATCTAAAAACTAAACTAATTTATTAGTAAATACTTTTCCAAAAATAATAAATAGGGGCAGTCCTTGAAAATGGAAAGGTGTTTTTTGGATTCCAAATTCAAGGACTGACCCCCTGTTAAGTGCATGAATTAACCATGCTAGTTCGCTTAAACTATTGTTATGATTTATTTGCTCGATACTGGAGTAAGAGTCATCTCATGCAAATTACCTATGCACTGATACATAATCCTGAGCGTCTTTGACCCGCATGGACTAATGCCCGGTTGATGGCAAACCACTTGAACCGGGAACGGGTCGCGGAAGGCTTCTGCACTACCGTATCCCCAGTTCTGGCATCGTTTATTAGCTTCCGTGTTGGCTTGTTGCGGGTCCCATTGGACGAGTGTTTCCCTGATCCCAAATTTTGGGGGCACATCAATGCCTAGAATAACATTACCATCAGCTTTGCTACCACCCACACAAACCCAACTCATTGTCTCTGTCGTAGTACAAGCGGAGGTCAATGCTGCAACCATTATAACAAGTGCTGATAAACTCTTTACCATAACGGCTCTTTTCATACCTTACCCCCCCTGAGCTACAAAATGTTAAGCATGCACCGATAACCCATAAAGCCTGTCAAGAGGTAGCACGTCCGACCTGACATAGATACATATTTTGAATAATAAATAGGGTCAGTCCTTGAAAATGGAAAGGTGTTTTTTGGATTCCAAATTCAAGGACTGACCCCCTGTTAAGTGCTTTTCTTGTGTGAAAACGGCTGGATGGGAAGAATGGTCAAGGAGTGTTAATTTTTTTAACA
Encoded proteins:
- a CDS encoding NAD(P)-binding domain-containing protein, which translates into the protein MLVNNKKHSDVVEKYGYYKMKIIKSSLLFVSIIIILLLIITSGIYILLDVKNYEISSILEKADMKNLISIISAICSIAAVIVVWTQLQQMNSSAYIDLVDLVKKHHGKKISKLRKNINKYYNEYIFKVVGDKKIDCTDTELLEELIQNCRDKFKTSIDDDPYILEKCKELFSEVANYYEYISMFIDIGWADMHPTNRALLLNMLHNSSIKVAASLLILMPVLRGGAHDKYWLNSFRKVLPKLIVYRRQRGLSTNSIDLLVNFLINKEEKSKPILTKNVTEPKPVVGILGLGRVGKSTLSMVDQSRVSKIVIFDTKIKYVDMYYDTEFKFVESAEEIFQCCDIIFACIPSDQLEVYINDPSLTQYFGSILFVKRSSSSYNFSNGAKKIFSHYVSFPCFMEYKQYCNVEDTLLLGGCETDVEKIQKILRARPSRQVIIMRSAESADQCKMAKFAIDHSLLVLWNEIFEWLNTAGAEQSDIESFMQFLYFQKSMSTCIRVPCGGNANENLQMFENFWSSERGMNITKLALKLDKKFSRKVGLSAFRFPMLQEGENLSPKALAAIRAGFEKFKN
- the yecR gene encoding YecR family lipoprotein, with translation MKRAVMVKSLSALVIMVAALTSACTTTETMSWVCVGGSKADGNVILGIDVPPKFGIRETLVQWDPQQANTEANKRCQNWGYGSAEAFRDPFPVQVVCHQPGISPCGSKTLRIMYQCIGNLHEMTLTPVSSK